The genomic interval TCCCAATCTCGTTCTCCCCCTAAATACTCTTCGACAGATTCTGAAAAATTGAGATAGATTTGTCGTTCAGTACCTGTGTGTAGGTGGAGGCGTCTAAATAAAATACGAATATGATGTGATTCCACTctctatatatgtaaaattatagtACGTTTGGTGGCTGGCAACTGTTGTATTCTGTCCGGTTCTTGTTCTAATTGTGAGATGACTACAGTATCAAGTCCCTGGTAGCACTAGATTTAGTTGGATGATAGTATTTTTGCCACTTGAGTGAAAGCTGAAAGTTGGTGAGATGTATGGTTGTATTTACTGGGCCATTTCCTCACTTTTATTGTTATAGTTTTTCCACTCCTCCCTGTAGACGGAGACTGTGGGACTCAACTAGTCACCATGAGTAGGAAATCTCACCTTTTAGGAAGTGATCGTGTTTTCCTTCTCCGTAGGTTTAGCTGATGTATTTGTTGTATGTGCTGTAATGTCAGTGATGTGGTAAGGCATGGACAGGCAGGAGAGGGACCCTTATCTCCTGTTCCTATGTTTTCTCTCCAGACTGGACCTGCTCTCCACAGTCCTTGAGTGGCACAAGATTCCCTATGTTCTCCAGTTACTTATTCTCTTCCCTTCAGTCTAGCTTTCCCCATCCCATTCCATCTCTGTTGTGAGCCTCAAGGCTTTTCACCCTGACCCAGGCGCCTTTCGGCAGATCTTTTCTGTCCACAACTTTTCTCATGTCAAGGGCAAACCAGCGTTGCTTTGTCTAAGCCAATTTTATTTTGTCAGGATGTCGATTTTGGCTCATTTCTCTTGGATGGTAACAGCttttcattcttccatttatttactcattcagtcATTTTCTGTGCTGGAGCACCTCTTACGTGCCTGACCGTCTGCTGGAGGCCAGTTAGACCATGGACTATTGATTGAGCAGAGAGTTAGAGATGTGCAAACAAATGCCTAAATAGTGTAAGCCCCGTTAGGGTGGAGACCCCGTCTGTGCAAAGCAGGATGTCACGTAGGCAAGGGAGGGTCTGAGCTGCCTCCTGCGTGGATGTGTCTGTGGAGACTTCAGAGGACTGTCCTCAGTGAGTAGGAGTttctgggcagaggaaacagGATATGGGAAGACATAGGAGGCAAGGTGAAACAAGTTGTGCTCAGAGAATTCCACGTGGTTTGGCTCTGTGAGCTGAGATGTTCACGTGGGGTGGAAGGCGATAAGCCGGAGCACCCTGTTGACCAAAGCCCAATATAAATTgtgattttttccctcttttgtagCCATCCCAATGGAAGTTGCTTCGACAGGAACTGTTGAAGTACCTAGAATACTTCTTGTTGGCTGTCATTAACGGGTGTCAGATGTCTACCCCACCCAACAGGACTGAAGCCATGTGGGAGGATTTTATAACCTGCTTAAAGGATCAAGATCTGATATCTTCTGCTGCACCGGAGGCCCGGTCTTGCTATCTCTTAACGAAGACTGCTGTTTCTAGacctttgtttttgattttagatGACAACTTTTATTATCAAAGTATGAGATACGAAGTCTACCAACTGGCACggaaatgtaattaaaacattttttttttcttacacacaGACACTTGTTTGCATATCAAAATCACGACTGCTTTTAGTGAGAATTGAATTGGATCAGGAAGTTAGTATAGATTTACTTAATTTTCAAAGCTAGATGTTCAGTGTTTTCCTGCCACAGCTGGGATAATTtgcctgatttgtttattttgcattttggaaaaaatagTGCACCACTGATTTCACGGTTTCACGTTGCTTTCAGATTCATTAGGCTTTTGCCAGCTTTTTTTAGATTGCTCTCTGGAGACCTGTTTACAGAGGAATGGCCAGAGACCCCAGGCGCTGCCAGCCGAGACCATCCACCTGATGGGAAGAAAGCTGGAAAAGCCCAACCCCGAGAAAAATGCTTGGGAACACAACAGCCTCACAATTGAGAGTTCAGAATGTTCTTCTGAAGCCAGGTATCCTACGCAAAGCTGACCTTCGCTGGGTGCCTCCCTGAGGGAGCACTGTGCCCTTGGCTTTACCCAGGTCCACTCGGTCAACCTTTACACAAGCGTGGAGATTGCTCTCTGTCCCCTCTAGAGAAGAGGCAACTGAGTGAGAAAGTTAGTTTGCCCAGAGTCCCCGAGCTCGTGGTAGCTCAGATGTGAACCCAAGTTTGCTGGCGCACACGTGCTCTTGTTAAGACTACGttctcccaggggcgcctgggtggctcagtcggttaagcatctgacccttggtttcaggatctcacagcttgggagttccagccccaacatcgggctctgtgctgacagtgcagagcctgcttgagattctctctctctctctctctctcaagatacataaataaacttaaaaaaaaaaaaaaaaaaagactatgttcTCCCAGAGATCAGAGCAGGGAATGCAGAGTTGGACACATCTTTGAAACTCTTGCCACAGTAGCACAGTCTAAATAGGTTGCCCAGTAATTTtctcacagaaagaaagagagtggaagTGGTCTGGAGTCCTAATTTTGCCTCAGACCCCCCTGCAGTTACACCACCGCGTATATGTGATGCCTGTGGGCTGCGGTGCTAATGCTTTCGTTTGTGATATATGTCTTGAGAGTTCTACAGCCGCACATTTCTAATGGAATTTTCGCAGATGATGGAAATGTACTACATTTGTACTGTCCAGTGTAGTAGCTGCTGGCCACATGTGACTGTTAGGCACTTGAAATATAGCCGGTGCATCTGGCGgcctgaattttaaattttattttaattactgtaaacttaaatagccacatgtgcctAGTGGCTATTTTCTCAGACAGCACAGTTCTAGAGCTATTTTGCCCTCGTTTTCTTAGCTCCTGCCTAACTGTTGTCCACAGGGGACCAGCAGTTTTTAaatggctaatttttaaaattcattgttttcaCTTATCCACTCGTCACTGTCTGAAATTACACATTTTTGCTGATTTAATTATCTGTCTCCTAATGGAGATGATGTAATCACTGCTGGACTTAGAAAGTGTGGGGATCTTGCTGTACCCCCAACTCATAGCACATAGTTTCACACACATAGTAGTAAATGAATGGATTCTACCCGAACCCTCCATGGCCCCTTGACCGGCGAGGAACTTTGCTAATCCCCATCCAGTAAATAAGAAGCCAGAAAGAAGTCCCTTCTTTAGGAAATAAAGTAGAGTTATAGTAGCCTAAAATTTGGCACTTaatgagggaaaagagagaatttcTTTTCAAAGCTTATTGAAATGAGTCTTAGAAAATTAATaccttttaaatactttttaaattaattcttttgcCTTATAGTTTGTTTTCAGCTTCTCCATTTGGATTTTGTAAGTAGAAGGTAGCTTgcaaatcttttcatttttttcccctttggcttAGGATCCTTTGGATTATAGCACATTTATTCCTCTAGAATTCAATTCAGTATTCATAAACacaggttctttctttttttttttttttttttttttttaaattttttttttcaacgtttatttatttttgggacagagagagacagagcatgaacgggggaggggcagagagagagggagacacagaatcagaaacaggctccaggctctgagccatcagcccagagcctgacgcggggctcgaactcacggaccgcgagatcgtgacctggctgaagtcgggcgcttaaccgactgcgccacccaggcgccccagacacaggttctttttaaaaaagatgtttgataGAAGGATTCATTTTATCTCACCTTCTCTTCTAGCCTGAAGTTGACCGATTTATTGCTTACTGCTTTGGAAAATCCAGTAAAATATATTGAGGACAATGTGGAACAAAAGGTAAATCTTCCAGTATAGATGTGGTATAAATGGCAAGGTACAACTGTTTGAAGGAAGGTCTTTCTGAgctgaatgtaaaaaaaaaatatgagtaaaatgtgaaaaatgcctTTGTCACCGCCTTGGCATCTCAGCAGCACTCTACTTATGACAACTGGCTGCAGTGGCATCCTGGTGGCCGCGTGCAGCAGCTGGTCAAAGCCGACTGTCACATTTTCCGAAATATTAGAGCCTGTTAACATATGTTGGTGTTGGTAGCTTGAGACGGACAAGGACAGGAGCACTTGCACCGCACATAGTGACAAACGCTGTAGACGGAGGGCCCATTATTGGACAGATTGTCAGCCCCCGTCATCTAGATGGGACAGCTGGAACAGAAAAGCCACCGTAACTTTCCTTGTAGTCTCATCAGAAACACATCACAGTTTAGCCACCTCTTTTATAAAACTACCTAACTTCCAGTAACGATGTCTGTGTTGCATAGGAAGCAGACAGAATCATTTGTTCAAACAACCTTCTTCATCAAGCCGATCAGATGCTCCGAAGGATTGTCTCTCAGACGATGAAGGAAGCAAAAGGTATGTTGAGCAGTCGTGTGGGGTTTAGTTGATACAACTCTCCTGCTGTTCTTGTTCCCTTGGGTAGTTGGTTAGCTTTCCGTCACAACGTTGACATCGTTTTTAGTTTCACCATGCAACTGGATTATATAAAGCTAAAAATTCTACCCCCAGAACAGGGTATTCATCCATCCAGTACATTTTTGTTGAGTGGCTACTCTGTACTAGGCTTTATTCTAGATACTGGGGTGTCAGCAGGGAGCAGAACATTACTTTGAGGAGACAGACCGATAAATACATGAGTCTCTGCTGGTgccctgaagaaaaataaagtagggtaAGGCAGTGGAGGGTGATGGGA from Leopardus geoffroyi isolate Oge1 chromosome D2, O.geoffroyi_Oge1_pat1.0, whole genome shotgun sequence carries:
- the PSTK gene encoding L-seryl-tRNA(Sec) kinase isoform X4 → MKTAEDARGVFGKGPRKLGLCLLCGLPAAGKSTFARALSPRLRQEQGWAVGVVAYDDVMPDAFQEEASARPLPSQWKLLRQELLKYLEYFLLAVINGCQMSTPPNRTEAMWEDFITCLKDQDLISSAAPEARSCYLLTKTAVSRPLFLILDDNFYYQSMRYEVYQLARKYSLGFCQLFLDCSLETCLQRNGQRPQALPAETIHLMGRKLEKPNPEKNAWEHNSLTIESSECSSEASLKLTDLLLTALENPVKYIEDNVEQKEADRIICSNNLLHQADQMLRRIVSQTMKEAKERDRA
- the PSTK gene encoding L-seryl-tRNA(Sec) kinase isoform X1, whose product is MKTAEDARGVFGKGPRKLGLCLLCGLPAAGKSTFARALSPRLRQEQGWAVGVVAYDDVMPDAFQEEASARPLPSQWKLLRQELLKYLEYFLLAVINGCQMSTPPNRTEAMWEDFITCLKDQDLISSAAPEARSCYLLTKTAVSRPLFLILDDNFYYQSMRYEVYQLARKYSLGFCQLFLDCSLETCLQRNGQRPQALPAETIHLMGRKLEKPNPEKNAWEHNSLTIESSECSSEASLKLTDLLLTALENPVKYIEDNVEQKEADRIICSNNLLHQADQMLRRIVSQTMKEAKEERVLPFNLKLLAEELNKLKAEFLEDLRQGNKKYLCFPETTNVSDAIAFFHHEKDNIVQKYFSKH
- the PSTK gene encoding L-seryl-tRNA(Sec) kinase isoform X2, with the translated sequence MCRLRLRRIRRRDLCVYLGPPSQWKLLRQELLKYLEYFLLAVINGCQMSTPPNRTEAMWEDFITCLKDQDLISSAAPEARSCYLLTKTAVSRPLFLILDDNFYYQSMRYEVYQLARKYSLGFCQLFLDCSLETCLQRNGQRPQALPAETIHLMGRKLEKPNPEKNAWEHNSLTIESSECSSEASLKLTDLLLTALENPVKYIEDNVEQKEADRIICSNNLLHQADQMLRRIVSQTMKEAKEERVLPFNLKLLAEELNKLKAEFLEDLRQGNKKYLCFPETTNVSDAIAFFHHEKDNIVQKYFSKH
- the PSTK gene encoding L-seryl-tRNA(Sec) kinase isoform X3, which gives rise to MCIFGACTDCVLHTPSQWKLLRQELLKYLEYFLLAVINGCQMSTPPNRTEAMWEDFITCLKDQDLISSAAPEARSCYLLTKTAVSRPLFLILDDNFYYQSMRYEVYQLARKYSLGFCQLFLDCSLETCLQRNGQRPQALPAETIHLMGRKLEKPNPEKNAWEHNSLTIESSECSSEASLKLTDLLLTALENPVKYIEDNVEQKEADRIICSNNLLHQADQMLRRIVSQTMKEAKEERVLPFNLKLLAEELNKLKAEFLEDLRQGNKKYLCFPETTNVSDAIAFFHHEKDNIVQKYFSKH